A stretch of Primulina tabacum isolate GXHZ01 chromosome 13, ASM2559414v2, whole genome shotgun sequence DNA encodes these proteins:
- the LOC142522782 gene encoding lysine-specific demethylase JMJ26-like isoform X2 produces MTGKSDFYIEAKNQNHDKDNAEQSFKGRQRKDDGFAEHSKSNSSSSPSTSADPCSSIRKTDRNTVQKNIATNMKCQRKDRRIVVPCRKCEQKFYCVQCIKQWYPLSEEEVSEVCPFCRGNCNCNSCLHSTNMLKTSRRDLTDEEKTLHLQYLISELLPHLEIIHQEQIEEIEKEAKYQDVEPSYVELKHATCSIGERVYCNHCLTSIVDLHWSCPNCSYELCLSCGRDIRGGHLPAGGHNIKIFKYVDKGYDYMHGGEPIPESSHAEVLDDISTMPVDWVSSSNGRIYCAPKEMGGCGDFCLELKCLLSADFISSLRTRAEKIKSKYKIMEKLSPTKFRDDESGKLRRAASREGSEDNCLYCPDSENIVNEEEFRNFRKHWAKGEPVIVRSVLDQTSGLSWEPLVMWRALSERKENRNSSRMSDVKAIDCLAGCEVKICTRKFFKGYTEGRTYGNFWPEMLKLKDWPPSDKFEDLLPRHCDEFISALPFQEYTDPRNGFLNLAVKLPASVIKPDLGPKTYIAYGIRKELGRGDSVTKLHLDMSDAVNILTHTADVAISPEQYQAIELLKEMHRAQDKREGRDLNRKQKPREINFDDTKEKEVTDFLPKVHSNQGSALWDIFRREDVPKLKEYLLKHSKEFRHTFCSPVHQVIHPIHDQSFYLTSAHKQKLKEEFGIEPWTFEQKLGESVFIPPAGCPHQVRNLKSCTKVAVDFVSPENIHECLKLTEEFRKLPKEHRAKEDKLEVKKMIVYAVNQAVKDLEKLASMRVACDE; encoded by the exons ATGACGGGAAAAAGCGATTTCTACATAGAGGCAAAAAACCAAAATCATGATAAAGATAACGCAGAACAAAGTTTTAAAGGCAGACAAAGGAAAGATGATGGCTTTGCCGAACATTCTAAGTCTAACTCCTCTTCCTCCCCCTCCACATCTGCCGATCCTTGTTCATCAATAAGAAAAACTGATAGGAATACTGTACAAAAGAATATAGCCACAAACATGAAG TGTCAGAGAAAAGACAGAAGGATTGTTGTTCCATGTAGAAAATGCGAACAGAAATTCTACTGCGTTCAGTGCATTAAGCAATG GTATCCGTTATCCGAAGAGGAAGTGTCAGAAGTTTGCCCTTTCTGCCGTGGAAATTGTAACTGCAACTCTTGCTTACATTCAACTAACATGTTGAAG ACATCCCGAAGAGATCTCACCGATGAGGAGAAGACTTTGCACCTACAATATCTCATCAGTGAACTTCTTCCGCACCTTGAAATTATTCATCAAGAACAAATTGAAGAGATTGAAAAAGAAGCTAAATATCAAG ATGTTGAACCGTCTTATGTGGAACTAAAACATGCAACTTGCTCCATTGGTGAGCGTGTATATTG CAACCACTGTTTGACTTCGATTGTTGATCTTCATTGGAGTTGCCCAAACTGCAGTTATGAACTATGTCTCAGTTGTGGCCGGGACATCCGTGGAGGTCACTTACCGGCTGGAGGtcacaacataaaaatatttaaatatgtaGATAAAGGGTATGATTACATGCATGGTGGAGAACCAATACCAGAATCCTCTCATGCAGAGGTTTTAGATGATATTTCTACAATGCCCGTTGACTGGGTTTCCAGCAGCAACGGGAGGATATATTGTGCTCCAAAAGAAATGGGTGGATGTGGGGATTTCTGTTTAGAGCTGAAATGCCTCCTTTCTGCTGACTTCATCTCAAGTTTAAGAACACGGGCTGAGAAAATCAAAagtaaatataaaattatggagAAATTGTCTCCGACTAAGTTCCGTGATGACGAGTCTGGAAAGTTGCGTCGGGCTGCTTCAAGAGAGGGCTCTGAAGACAACTGCTTATATTGCCCAGATTCAGAAAACATAGTTAACGAGGAAGAGTTTCGGAATTTTCGCAAGCACTGGGCTAAAGGAGAACCTGTTATTGTTAGAAGCGTTCTTGATCAGACTAGTGGATTAAGTTGGGAACCATTGGTTATGTGGCGGGCATTGAGTGAGCGCAAAGAAAATAGGAACAGTTCAAGGATGTCAGATGTGAAGGCTATTGATTGCCTGGCTGGTTGTGAG GTTAAGATTTGTACTCGTAAATTCTTTAAAGGTTACACGGAAGGGAGAACATATGGAAATTTCTGGCCTGAGATGCTGAAACTCAAGGACTGGCCACCATCTGACAAATTTGAGGATTTGTTGCCCCGTCACTGTGACGAATTTATTAGTGCACTACCGTTCCAAGAATACACAGATCCAAGGAATGGTTTCCTTAACCTTGCTGTGAAGTTGCCAGCAAGTGTCATAAAACCTGATTTGGGTCCGAAGACATATATCGCCTATGGGATCAGGAAAGAACTTGGAAGGGGAGATTCTGTTACTAAACTTCACTTGGATATGTCAGATGCA GTGAATATTTTGACACACACTGCAGATGTAGCGATAAGTCCTGAGCAGTACCAAGCCATTGAATTGTTGAAAGAAATGCACAGAGCTCAGGACAAAAGAGAAGGGAGAGACCTGAACAGAAAGCAAAAGCCTCGTGAGATCAACTTTGACGACACCAAAGAGAAAGAAGTTACTGATTTCCTGCCTAAAGTGCATTCAAATCAAGGCAGCGCCCTTTGGGACATATTCAGAAGGGAAGATGTGCCGAAATTGAAAGAATATCTCCTCAAACATTCAAAAGAATTTCGACACACCTTTTGCTCTCCTGTTCATCAG GTAATTCATCCAATTCACGACCAATCATTCTACCTAACTTCAGCACATAAACAGAAGCTAAAAGAAGAATTTG GTATCGAACCGTGGACTTTTGAGCAAAAACTTGGAGAGTCAGTGTTCATACCTCCTGCAGGCTGTCCACACCAAGTGAGAAATCTGAAG TCATGCACGAAAGTTGCTGTCGACTTTGTATCTCCTGAAAATATACACGAATGCCTTAAACTGACTGAAGAATTCAGAAAACTACCAAAAGAACACAGAGCCAAAGAAGACAAGCTAGAG GTTAAGAAGATGATCGTGTATGCTGTTAACCAAGCAGTCAAAGATCTCGAAAAATTGGCCTCTATGAGGGTTGCCTGCGATGAATAA
- the LOC142522782 gene encoding lysine-specific demethylase JMJ26-like isoform X1, producing MTGKSDFYIEAKNQNHDKDNAEQSFKGRQRKDDGFAEHSKSNSSSSPSTSADPCSSIRKTDRNTVQKNIATNMKNLNERVSVKCHQCQRKDRRIVVPCRKCEQKFYCVQCIKQWYPLSEEEVSEVCPFCRGNCNCNSCLHSTNMLKTSRRDLTDEEKTLHLQYLISELLPHLEIIHQEQIEEIEKEAKYQDVEPSYVELKHATCSIGERVYCNHCLTSIVDLHWSCPNCSYELCLSCGRDIRGGHLPAGGHNIKIFKYVDKGYDYMHGGEPIPESSHAEVLDDISTMPVDWVSSSNGRIYCAPKEMGGCGDFCLELKCLLSADFISSLRTRAEKIKSKYKIMEKLSPTKFRDDESGKLRRAASREGSEDNCLYCPDSENIVNEEEFRNFRKHWAKGEPVIVRSVLDQTSGLSWEPLVMWRALSERKENRNSSRMSDVKAIDCLAGCEVKICTRKFFKGYTEGRTYGNFWPEMLKLKDWPPSDKFEDLLPRHCDEFISALPFQEYTDPRNGFLNLAVKLPASVIKPDLGPKTYIAYGIRKELGRGDSVTKLHLDMSDAVNILTHTADVAISPEQYQAIELLKEMHRAQDKREGRDLNRKQKPREINFDDTKEKEVTDFLPKVHSNQGSALWDIFRREDVPKLKEYLLKHSKEFRHTFCSPVHQVIHPIHDQSFYLTSAHKQKLKEEFGIEPWTFEQKLGESVFIPPAGCPHQVRNLKSCTKVAVDFVSPENIHECLKLTEEFRKLPKEHRAKEDKLEVKKMIVYAVNQAVKDLEKLASMRVACDE from the exons ATGACGGGAAAAAGCGATTTCTACATAGAGGCAAAAAACCAAAATCATGATAAAGATAACGCAGAACAAAGTTTTAAAGGCAGACAAAGGAAAGATGATGGCTTTGCCGAACATTCTAAGTCTAACTCCTCTTCCTCCCCCTCCACATCTGCCGATCCTTGTTCATCAATAAGAAAAACTGATAGGAATACTGTACAAAAGAATATAGCCACAAACATGAAG AATTTAAATGAAAGGGTATCCGTAAAATGTCATCAGTGTCAGAGAAAAGACAGAAGGATTGTTGTTCCATGTAGAAAATGCGAACAGAAATTCTACTGCGTTCAGTGCATTAAGCAATG GTATCCGTTATCCGAAGAGGAAGTGTCAGAAGTTTGCCCTTTCTGCCGTGGAAATTGTAACTGCAACTCTTGCTTACATTCAACTAACATGTTGAAG ACATCCCGAAGAGATCTCACCGATGAGGAGAAGACTTTGCACCTACAATATCTCATCAGTGAACTTCTTCCGCACCTTGAAATTATTCATCAAGAACAAATTGAAGAGATTGAAAAAGAAGCTAAATATCAAG ATGTTGAACCGTCTTATGTGGAACTAAAACATGCAACTTGCTCCATTGGTGAGCGTGTATATTG CAACCACTGTTTGACTTCGATTGTTGATCTTCATTGGAGTTGCCCAAACTGCAGTTATGAACTATGTCTCAGTTGTGGCCGGGACATCCGTGGAGGTCACTTACCGGCTGGAGGtcacaacataaaaatatttaaatatgtaGATAAAGGGTATGATTACATGCATGGTGGAGAACCAATACCAGAATCCTCTCATGCAGAGGTTTTAGATGATATTTCTACAATGCCCGTTGACTGGGTTTCCAGCAGCAACGGGAGGATATATTGTGCTCCAAAAGAAATGGGTGGATGTGGGGATTTCTGTTTAGAGCTGAAATGCCTCCTTTCTGCTGACTTCATCTCAAGTTTAAGAACACGGGCTGAGAAAATCAAAagtaaatataaaattatggagAAATTGTCTCCGACTAAGTTCCGTGATGACGAGTCTGGAAAGTTGCGTCGGGCTGCTTCAAGAGAGGGCTCTGAAGACAACTGCTTATATTGCCCAGATTCAGAAAACATAGTTAACGAGGAAGAGTTTCGGAATTTTCGCAAGCACTGGGCTAAAGGAGAACCTGTTATTGTTAGAAGCGTTCTTGATCAGACTAGTGGATTAAGTTGGGAACCATTGGTTATGTGGCGGGCATTGAGTGAGCGCAAAGAAAATAGGAACAGTTCAAGGATGTCAGATGTGAAGGCTATTGATTGCCTGGCTGGTTGTGAG GTTAAGATTTGTACTCGTAAATTCTTTAAAGGTTACACGGAAGGGAGAACATATGGAAATTTCTGGCCTGAGATGCTGAAACTCAAGGACTGGCCACCATCTGACAAATTTGAGGATTTGTTGCCCCGTCACTGTGACGAATTTATTAGTGCACTACCGTTCCAAGAATACACAGATCCAAGGAATGGTTTCCTTAACCTTGCTGTGAAGTTGCCAGCAAGTGTCATAAAACCTGATTTGGGTCCGAAGACATATATCGCCTATGGGATCAGGAAAGAACTTGGAAGGGGAGATTCTGTTACTAAACTTCACTTGGATATGTCAGATGCA GTGAATATTTTGACACACACTGCAGATGTAGCGATAAGTCCTGAGCAGTACCAAGCCATTGAATTGTTGAAAGAAATGCACAGAGCTCAGGACAAAAGAGAAGGGAGAGACCTGAACAGAAAGCAAAAGCCTCGTGAGATCAACTTTGACGACACCAAAGAGAAAGAAGTTACTGATTTCCTGCCTAAAGTGCATTCAAATCAAGGCAGCGCCCTTTGGGACATATTCAGAAGGGAAGATGTGCCGAAATTGAAAGAATATCTCCTCAAACATTCAAAAGAATTTCGACACACCTTTTGCTCTCCTGTTCATCAG GTAATTCATCCAATTCACGACCAATCATTCTACCTAACTTCAGCACATAAACAGAAGCTAAAAGAAGAATTTG GTATCGAACCGTGGACTTTTGAGCAAAAACTTGGAGAGTCAGTGTTCATACCTCCTGCAGGCTGTCCACACCAAGTGAGAAATCTGAAG TCATGCACGAAAGTTGCTGTCGACTTTGTATCTCCTGAAAATATACACGAATGCCTTAAACTGACTGAAGAATTCAGAAAACTACCAAAAGAACACAGAGCCAAAGAAGACAAGCTAGAG GTTAAGAAGATGATCGTGTATGCTGTTAACCAAGCAGTCAAAGATCTCGAAAAATTGGCCTCTATGAGGGTTGCCTGCGATGAATAA